The Sphingomonas hankookensis genome includes the window GGAACGGAGTTCACCACCGGAATTGGTTCAGTTTGCTCCGGTCCGGGGCGGGGGAACCGAATTGAGCATGTTCATCAGGATGGATTGCAAAACCCGCTCGATCGCTTCGGGAGCAAGCCCATCGCCTTTCACCTGCTCGGCGAGCGACAGTAACTGGGGGCAGGAAGCTTCGACGAAGCGGCACGCGACGAGGTAGATCTTGTCGAAGCTGTCATCGAAATAGGCGAGGGGCGTCTTCATCCAGACTGCGGCAAGAAACGCACGTTGCCGGTCGATCTCCAGGATCTCCATGACCCTTATCTGCATCGCGGCCGTAAAGCTGGCGCGACCGGATTTGACCTTTCCGATGAGACTGACGCTTTTCCCGAGTCTCCGGGCCATTTCGACATTGGTTACGCCACGGCGATTCCACTGCTCGATGATAAGCGGATAGTAGAAGTCTGTCTCGGTCTGTCGGCTTGCTGCATCCCTCTGGTCAGTCATGACGACCCCCCTTCTGGGCGCTATATACGGTTATAGCCCGAGAGGCTGTCAATATTTTTTAAGCGTTAGTCGGAACTTTTCGACGAATTGCACAATCGAAGACGCACAGCATCGACACGGTGAGCAGGAAACGCGCTGTGGCAGGGGTGGTGGGGTCGGTAGTGGCCCTGTCCCGCGCGGCCTGGAAAAGCGCCTTCTGATCGATCTGAATGCGGAAACCGACCCGGTTTTCACCATTGTCCTCGATCGTCGAGGCGCGTTCGAGCATCAGTTCGAAATCCGGCATATCCAGGAATTTCTCCAGTCCATACAGGGCGGTAGAGGAAACGGTCTCAAACCGTCGCGTTGCCAGCGACCGGGTTCTGATCGCTTCTGTTGTGAGACGGAACAGCTCATCGCTGACCCGGAAGGCGTAGATCACATTCGACATGGGGAACGGATAACCCGAGTGCGGACGAGCGCATACCATCTGGATTGATAGTTTCTCGAATCAATCATTGCCGCACGACCGGGGATGGTCATTCCAGTTTCGCAACGAAGGCGGTAAAAAAATTCCGCAGGTGGTAAAAAAATTACCTGCTCTATGTTTGTCTGCAGACTCATCGCGTCAGTTTTTTGGCGGAAATGCGTAGTCGGGCTTTCCCGCAGTCAAAGTCGATACGGTAATTTTTTTCCGTCTTGTCGAGGGTCAATACTTGCGAAATCCTTAGGGAGACGACGCGCTTGTGCTTCGTCTTCCAAGGGGAAAGAGCATGTCTGCACTTTCAATGCCGAAGGGTGGCCAGATCAATGGTGTCCTTCTCGGCCTGGCGATCATCGCGATGTTGATGGTCCTGGGCGCGTCGGCGGCGTTCGCCGGCGCCGACACGACGTTCAATACCGCGCTGACGAAGTTCACGGACTTCCTCGAGGGCTCGGGCGGCAAGATCATCACCGTCATGAGCCTCGCGGGCGGCATCGTCGCGCTGGCGTCGGGCCGCTTCAGCCTGGGCCAGGTGGCCGTTCCCGTCGCCGTCGGCGTCGGCGCGGGCACGGGTATCCCGATCGTCACCTCGACCGTCACCGCGACGATCTGAGGCGTCGGCTGGATCAACCGCTGGGAGGGCGGCTTAGCTTATGGACCGGTACACCATCCCTTCGCATCTCGACGACCCGGAGCTGATCGGCTTCTGGACGCTGGACGAGTTCCTCGCGATGGCGATCCCCTTCATCTGGGGGATCCTGTCGCAGCACGTCGTGATCGGACTGATGGTCTCGTTGCTCGGCTGGTGGGGTTTTCGGAAACTCAAAGCCGGCAAGGCCACGTCGTGGATTCTCCACATGGCCTACTGGCACCTGCCGTCGAGTTTTACCGGGCTGAAGGCGACACCGCCCTCCCACCTTCGCGTGATGGTGGGCTAAATGGATTATTCTGTCGGTCTCGCGCAGTCGCAGCGCGTCCTCAAGCAGCGCAACATGCTCGGCATCGTCGCGCTGGTCCTCGCGGGCCTCGTGGTGCTGCTGTTCCTGGTCGGCGCGACCCGTGACCGGGAGATCGTCCTGCAGCCGATCGTCCGCTCCCCGCTGACGCTGTCGTCGAGCGGGGTCAGCGAGCAGTATCTGGAGATGGTCACGCGCGACACCGCGCTGATGACGCTCAACCGCTCGCCCGAAAATCTCGAATACTGGATGGACTCGATCCTGGCGATCGCCACGCCGGAAGCACATGGTTCGCTCAAGCGCGACCTGATGAAGATCCTCAACGAGCA containing:
- the traL gene encoding type IV conjugative transfer system protein TraL, with translation MDRYTIPSHLDDPELIGFWTLDEFLAMAIPFIWGILSQHVVIGLMVSLLGWWGFRKLKAGKATSWILHMAYWHLPSSFTGLKATPPSHLRVMVG
- a CDS encoding type IV conjugative transfer system protein TraE; its protein translation is MDYSVGLAQSQRVLKQRNMLGIVALVLAGLVVLLFLVGATRDREIVLQPIVRSPLTLSSSGVSEQYLEMVTRDTALMTLNRSPENLEYWMDSILAIATPEAHGSLKRDLMKILNEQRGSSISQYFTLAGMKVDTEKLTSEVTGTLHTVVGSKSVTAEPKTFRFYWAYRGLTLQLKGFGMVTKADKDAAATIGDDA
- a CDS encoding helix-turn-helix domain-containing protein; amino-acid sequence: MTDQRDAASRQTETDFYYPLIIEQWNRRGVTNVEMARRLGKSVSLIGKVKSGRASFTAAMQIRVMEILEIDRQRAFLAAVWMKTPLAYFDDSFDKIYLVACRFVEASCPQLLSLAEQVKGDGLAPEAIERVLQSILMNMLNSVPPPRTGAN